In Macaca thibetana thibetana isolate TM-01 chromosome 8, ASM2454274v1, whole genome shotgun sequence, one DNA window encodes the following:
- the NEFL gene encoding neurofilament light polypeptide, producing MSSFSYEPYYSTSYKRRYVETPRVHISSVRSGYSTARSAYSSYSAPVSSSLSVRRSYSSSSGSLMPSLENLDLSQVAAISNDLKSIRTQEKAQLQDLNDRFASFIERVHELEQQNKVLEAELLVLRQKHSEPSRFRALYEQEIRDLRLAAEDATNEKQALQGEREGLEETLRNLQARYEEEVLSREDAEGRLMEARKGADEAALARAELEKRIDSLMDEIAFLKKVHEEEIAELQAQIQYAQISVEMDVSKPDLSAALKDIRAQYEKLAAKNMQNAEEWFKSRFTVLTESAAKNTDAVRAAKDEVSESRRLLKAKTLEIEACRGMNEALEKQLQELEDKQNADISAMQDTINKLENELRTTKSEMARYLKEYQDLLNVKMALDIEIAAYRKLLEGEETRLSFTSVGSITSGYSQSSQVFGRSAYGGLQTSSYLMSTRSFPSYYTSHVQEEQIEVEETIEAAKAEEAKDEPPSEGEAEEEEKDKEEAEEEEAAEEEEAAKEGSEEAKEEEEGGEGEEGEETKEAEEEEKKVEGAGEEQAAKKKD from the exons ATGAGTTCCTTCAGCTACGAGCCGTACTACTCGACCTCCTACAAGCGGCGCTACGTGGAGACGCCCCGGGTGCACATCTCCAGCGTGCGCAGCGGCTACAGCACCGCGCGCTCCGCTTACTCCAGCTACTCGGCGCCGGTGTCTTCCTCGCTGTCCGTGCGCCGCAGCTACTCGTCCAGCTCTGGATCGTTGATGCCCAGCCTGGAGAACCTCGACCTGAGCCAGGTAGCCGCCATCAGCAACGACCTCAAGTCGATCCGCACGCAGGAGAAGGCGCAGCTCCAGGACCTCAATGACCGCTTCGCCAGCTTCATCGAGCGCGTACACGAGCTGGAGCAGCAGAACAAGGTCCTGGAAGCCGAGCTGCTGGTGCTGCGCCAGAAGCACTCCGAGCCATCCCGCTTCCGGGCGCTGTACGAGCAGGAGATCCGCGACCTGCGCCTGGCGGCGGAAGATGCTACCAACGAGAAGCAGGCGCTCCAGGGCGAGCGCGAAGGGCTGGAAGAGACCCTGCGCAACCTGCAGGCACGCTATGAAGAGGAGGTGCTGAGCCGCGAGGACGCCGAGGGCCGGCTGATGGAAGCGCGCAAAGGCGCCGACGAGGCGGCACTCGCTCGCGCCGAGCTCGAAAAGCGCATCGACAGCTTGATGGACGAAATCGCTTTTCTGAAGAAAGTGCACGAAGAGGAGATCGCCGAGCTGCAGGCGCAGATCCAGTACGCGCAGATCTCCGTGGAGATGGACGTGTCCAAGCCCGACCTCTCCGCTGCGCTCAAGGACATCCGCGCGCAGTACGAGAAGCTGGCCGCCAAGAACATGCAGAATGCTGAGGAGTGGTTCAAGAGCCGCTTCACCGTGCTGACCGAGAGCGCCGCCAAGAACACTGACGCCGTGCGAGCAGCCAAGGACGAGGTGTCCGAGAGCCGTCGTCTGCTCAAGGCCAAGACCCTGGAGATCGAAGCATGCCGGGGCATGAACGAAGCGCTGGAGAAGCAGCTGCAGGAGCTGGAGGACAAGCAGAACGCCGACATCAGCGCTATGCAG GACACgatcaacaaattagaaaatgaattgAGGACCACAAAGAGTGAAATGGCACGATACCTAAAAGAATATCAAGACCTCCTCAACGTGAAGATGGCTTTGGATATTGAGATTGCAGCTTACAG GAAACTCTTGGAAGGTGAGGAGACCCGACTCAGTTTCACCAGCGTGGGAAGCATAACCAGTGGCTACTCCCAGAGCTCCCAGGTCTTTGGCCGATCTGCCTACGGTGGTTTACAGACCAGCTCCTATCTGATGTCCACTCGCTCCTTCCCGTCCTACTACACCAGCCATGTCCAAGAGGAGCAGATTGAAGTGGAGGAAACCATTGAGGCTGCCAAGGCTGAGGAAGCCAAGGATGAGCCCCCCTCTGAAGGAGAAGccgaggaggaggagaaggacaaGGAAGAGGCCgaggaagaggaggcagctgAAGAGGAAGAAG CTGCCAAGGAAGGGTCTGAAgaagcaaaagaagaagaagaaggaggtgaAGGTGAAGAAGGAGAGGAAACCAAAGAAgctgaagaggaggagaagaaagttgAAGGTGCTGGGGAGGAACAAGCAGCTAAGAAGAAAGATTGA